A genome region from Lactobacillus sp. ESL0791 includes the following:
- a CDS encoding HAD family hydrolase — translation MINTILFDMDGTLIDTRKVTVTSLQFVLKKYQKQKFSTKELEFVLGIPGKEAIQHFGFTTKENQFLLAKWDQMIAANFAQVHTFFGITGLLNKLYKKSIKLGIVTSETKKELALSFRTVKIEQYFMQVITVEDTIAHKPNPEPILKAMDLLCSPPQETLFVGDTIYDYECARRSAVAFMAALWGQQDNSFSFPSKVETANTPNEVLQIFA, via the coding sequence ATGATTAATACGATTTTATTTGATATGGATGGTACATTGATTGATACAAGAAAAGTAACAGTAACTTCTTTGCAGTTTGTTTTAAAAAAATATCAAAAGCAAAAATTTTCAACAAAAGAATTAGAATTTGTTTTGGGAATCCCAGGAAAAGAAGCGATTCAGCACTTTGGTTTTACCACTAAAGAGAACCAGTTTTTACTAGCCAAATGGGATCAGATGATTGCTGCAAATTTTGCTCAAGTCCATACTTTTTTTGGAATTACCGGATTATTGAATAAACTATACAAAAAAAGCATTAAATTGGGAATTGTTACCTCAGAAACAAAGAAAGAACTTGCATTATCGTTTAGAACTGTAAAAATTGAACAATATTTTATGCAGGTAATTACCGTTGAAGATACTATTGCGCATAAACCTAATCCAGAACCAATTCTTAAAGCTATGGATTTATTATGTTCACCTCCCCAAGAAACTCTATTTGTTGGAGATACGATTTATGATTATGAATGTGCACGAAGAAGTGCGGTTGCATTTATGGCTGCTTTGTGGGGACAGCAAGATAATAGTTTTTCATTTCCTTCAAAAGTTGAGACTGCAAATACACCCAATGAAGTATTGCAAATT
- a CDS encoding LacI family DNA-binding transcriptional regulator — translation MTSIKEIAKLANCSVATVSRVINKRPHVTEEKRKNVEKIIKELSYRPNLIARNLSFSKTYNLGIIVPYVNNPYFDKLLNSILTEAFKSNYKITLLPTNYNKKVELEYLEEFAAKLYDGLIITSKSNEISTIIPYIKYGPIIFCENINEHDVSCVYLDRASSYNNLFAYFAQQNLKHIGFTANRHDHSSSTNILLKCIKEHFPFFKEKDIIYNCTSYEDGIKAGKYFSKNKYDGILTNGDEVAAGIIRAYKDLKLPFIVGQDNLLFSKIMNFSTIDNQVTAIGKTAVSLFLNPQNKKIKLTPQFIKR, via the coding sequence ATGACTTCAATTAAAGAGATAGCCAAATTGGCAAATTGTTCAGTTGCAACCGTATCACGAGTAATCAATAAGCGCCCACACGTCACTGAAGAAAAAAGAAAAAATGTCGAAAAAATAATCAAAGAGTTATCATATCGACCCAATTTAATTGCTCGTAACCTAAGTTTTAGTAAAACCTACAATCTGGGAATAATTGTTCCCTATGTTAATAACCCATATTTCGACAAATTACTTAACAGTATTCTAACGGAAGCTTTTAAAAGTAATTATAAAATCACTCTTTTACCAACTAACTATAACAAAAAAGTCGAATTAGAATATTTGGAAGAGTTTGCAGCTAAGCTATATGATGGCCTAATTATTACTTCAAAGTCTAATGAAATTAGTACAATTATCCCTTATATTAAGTACGGCCCTATTATTTTTTGTGAAAATATTAATGAGCATGACGTGTCCTGCGTATACCTGGACCGTGCAAGCAGTTATAACAACCTGTTTGCATACTTTGCTCAACAAAATTTAAAACATATCGGATTCACTGCTAATCGCCATGATCACAGCAGTAGCACTAATATTTTACTCAAATGCATTAAAGAACATTTCCCATTTTTTAAAGAGAAAGACATAATTTATAATTGCACTTCTTATGAAGACGGTATTAAAGCCGGAAAATATTTTTCTAAAAATAAGTATGATGGTATCTTAACAAATGGTGACGAAGTTGCGGCTGGAATTATTCGAGCTTATAAAGACTTAAAATTACCATTTATCGTAGGTCAAGACAATTTGTTATTCAGTAAAATCATGAATTTCTCAACCATTGATAATCAGGTGACAGCTATTGGCAAAACTGCTGTTTCCTTATTTCTCAACCCCCAAAATAAGAAAATTAAACTTACCCCCCAATTTATTAAACGTTAA